DNA from Gopherus flavomarginatus isolate rGopFla2 chromosome 21, rGopFla2.mat.asm, whole genome shotgun sequence:
TCATGCCCCAGGGGCATGGCAAAAGGCAGGGGAAAGAATCATAGAGTCTAGGCCTCACCCCAgctactccccccaccccaccagtccTGGCTTGGGGAGGAATGGCTAGACCCTCTGGCCTCCTCCAGGACAAAGCCTCAGCGACCCCACCTGATGCTGTAGTGGGGCTATTGTGATGCCCTCAGGAGAGATGACTGTACTTGTGTTTCCTGCAGCCACCTGGGCTGCAGAGGGAATTTTCCATTTTCTGGGCCAACCCTCAAGGTCTGGGCCCACAGAGGTCAGGGAGAGAGTTAGCCGGCTGGgctctccctcccatccccagcttccCTTCATCAGCAGGGCCAGATCTACTGAGTCTCACTAATGGGGCAATTAGTCATGCCCTTCTGGCTTCCCCATTATAACGTAATTAGCCTCTTACCTTGGTATTTCCACTCTCCTTTCCCTTGCTCCAGATGCTCCaaagcagccaggctgggggcagtgccAGCTCTGGGACTAGCAGGGTAAATGCCCATCTGGGCAGGGCCTGGATGAGTCTGGTCACAGCTGTGTCCCATTAGTGCCTTCTGAGGGCAGCAGCACCATGTGCTTCCTCGCACTCCCTTCCAGCAACCGGGCACTCCGACAAGCAGCAAACCACCCCCAGCTGCCCAGCCCACTTGTGCCTCTGCACTGCACATGGCCAGCACTGAGCAGAGTAACCCTGCCCCTGCGTCCACTGGGCTCAATATAAAACTTGGCACGGAGCCTCTCAGGAGAAGCCTGTCTCTGGTTGCTCCCAAATCCTGGTTAGGAGCACCGAGGGGATTTCCCTAGCCCATTTCCCCTCAGCACACTGTCTTGCCTGAACTGGCTTTCgcccagccaggcctgcagcaGGCTGAGCTCTGGGCTTCCTTATGTGTGAAACACCTGTTATCTTTTATGCctgttgataaattgtatagtcaGTTGTTCGAGCACACTTTGGTTTGTTACGAACCATACTCAAGAGATCAACTCATCAAAGTCAGTCCAGTTTATTACTATGATGCAGGAAAAAGGTTTTATATGATGCTAGTCTCTGAAGAGCAAGTCCTGTTCAGCCATGTGACATGCACCTTACACGAAAGGCATGCTCCCTGAAGTTATATCCCTTTTCCTATCAGTAAAAGGTACTATATATGGCATCTAAAACTGGACTCAAGTAATCAGGTTTTTACCTTGTTAGTTGCTGGTACCCTGATATACCCCTTTATCATCTGTGATGAACCCAGTTCATGATGCAACCTTATCTTTGTTCTGAGCACTCCAGGTACTAAAGGGCCTGGAGCCATCCCCTGGTCTTCTACCAGGTAAATAAGTTTGTGAGGAGGGTAAATCCCTTTCTGTTGCTGTTAGAAAACATGTATATCTCCTGATATTGACAGTTTTCCTATCTACTTAAGCCAAAGTTTACTTCTTCTAATGCAaggtgttatgggatacttagcaCAACTCAACAGGATTATAATAAAAGTATAGGCCAGTATATAATTGCTATATTAATGCTTAATAATAAGTATACTTAAGTGCTTGGAATATGTATTGTGGGTAGTATTATCAGCATAACACATGTGTATGCTAGCCTATGTATATTAATCAGCATGTCCTTTCCCCCCAACACCTTCCAGGCCAGCCCCTAACCTTTTCCCAGCACCCACTGAGTGTGTCAGAAGgcccagatgtgtgtgtgtgtgtgtgcgcatttaGCTGCAGCAGGCACAAACAAGCAGACACATGTTCCCAAGGTGCCTCTCAGCCATGCTTTATTTGTGAATGGAGTAATAAACAAACAGAGCTCAAATCATTTGAGGAAAACAGAAACCACTGACATGTGGATGCTATTTACAATGCAGATACAGTTCTTGTGTTCTAAAGTGGACAGGGAAAATCTGAGGGGGCCTGGATCCAGGGCTGGTAGTGGGGCCTGGGGGTTAACAGGAAGTGAAAGTTTTCCAGAAGAAGTTTTTACAGGGGGCTTTGCGGTCTCGCTGTGATAGCTGGGCTAACTGCCCCAAAGCCAGCCGCTCCTCCTCCAATTTGCTCTCCAGGGGCTCTTCAAAGTCAGTGGAAGCTGCCTCGCGCCCCGTGTCCATCCCATCCAGGAGACCCACCAGCATCTTCAGGATCATTTCCTTCCGGGCCTTGGTCTGCTCCTGCAAGTGGGAAGCACAAGAGAGGTGATGCCATCTCCTTAGGTCACTCTTCAGGTACTGGCCTAATGCTCTCCATTCCTCATCACAGAGCCCAGCTCTAACCCTTAGGACACTGGGCAATCCTCTGCAGTGCTAATCACCTCAGAATGGCCAGTTTCATAGTGCTGGATGGGAGTCACTGGGGTCTTCATGATGGTGGGGGGCGTGGGTATTGAAGCAGAAAGGTGGGGACATTTGCCAGTCCCAGTTGGCCTTCTCCTCTTCCCTGGTTCACATCTCTTCACCTGTGagccagcagaggggaggggggcagcatgcacaggagggaggggacTGCAGGtgaaagggatggggaggggctccccacttgctctggcatAGGGCCCCACAAATCCCTAATCTGTCTCTGGTTCTCTTCTCAGTGGTCAGAAAGCCTGGGTCTCATTAGAGACAAGGGAGGCAGAAGAGGGGGACAAAGCCAGGATCCCAGTTCCCTTGGCTCCCT
Protein-coding regions in this window:
- the CORT gene encoding cortistatin — its product is MQLLASLVSVLLLVWGVRASALPGEEGAAVANSREQTKARKEMILKMLVGLLDGMDTGREAASTDFEEPLESKLEEERLALGQLAQLSQRDRKAPCKNFFWKTFTSC